tcaaattttaatattttaaattttcatTTGTGAAATTTGAAGCTCTATAATGATGGTATTTTCGTTAGAATGGCTGAAAAGGGGATATCTAATTGTATCCCTAAAATCAGAACTAGATACCATCGTACAATATTACGGGCCTAAATCTAAAGCTATACAACTAATGGACTAAATCAGACACCATCACATATACCAATGTTCACGGTGTACCCAATTGGACTATCAATTGGTCCAATAACTAAGCATTTAATCTCAAAGCTTAACGGTGCAGTCAAGTAGGAGTAATTAAGAAGATAGCCATATAGTGAGTCCATGATAGACAAGTAGCATATAGTGAGTCTATGATAGACTAGCTTATTCATAGCTATTGCTTTTCTTTTTCCCATAGGTATTGCTTGAAAATTcataaaatattattcttttGAAAATAATGGAATGAAGAGGGATGAGAATCATGAGATCTTAGGTTATATTTTTTAACGGAGATTAAAATTACTAGGTAGTTTCTTCTCATTTTTTTCAAGTCTTGATGGATAGAATTACGACCTTAGTTGGTGTGAGGTATCAGGTACTCAATGAAATTATTCAAGATGCGCATAAGCTGGCACAGACATCCTGATTATTTAAAAAGCCACAAGATGTTTGCTTTTAAAACCAGAAACAGAGTCCTGCTTTGTTTGcgcttcttttttctttctcaaaCCGATTTATAGTTTTGTTTTTGCAGTTTTTTTTATTCAGAAGTTCGATTAGTAACAAATAAACATGGTTATTGAGGTTTAATCAATTAATCTGTAGGAATAAAGCTTTTAAATGTCTTGGGacattattaatatttttttttctcaaaatttaacCCCAGCACTAATTCTCCCAAAAAAACTCTTACAATATCAAATATGGCAACTCcaataattgtttttttttttttttaaatgaaaatgaGAGTGGTGTTCGATATAAGGTGGATCTACTCTATTGGAGTAAAAAACACTCGTGTGAATGGCACTCCTACTGAAATATTCTCCAAGggatatcatttctacaaaaatttACTAGGTCAtacttttgtttttttatttttcttttctattttgttTTCTTATTACATACTCCGGAGTTCAGGAAATATGTAAGGGAAAGAATCACAATTGAATCCACCCCGATTGTGTGAGTAGGGACGAAGCTATCTTGAAAGGAGGAGGTTTAATTTAAGAAATTGTTTAAAAATTATATTGCGTAAATAGAGTAAAAATAATTTGTTAAGTTATATATAAGGTGTTGAATATTTTTGAGTAAACCGTTTTAATAAAACGATAAAGGAAGTTCATAAATTATTTAAATCACGTGTTCAAATTCTAAGCgtgatttctttttttatttatataaaattCTTATTTCATCACTATATGAAAGACTTTCACCAATATTACTAAATTCTAAGTGTCGGTATACTTTAATTCTattgaaattctttttttttttttttttttttttttttttttataaattccCCTCCCCCGAAGCTCTCACCTTTTTGCTCTCTTATGATTCGAAACCACAATATTGAAGTTAGAGGTTAAGTGTGCTTACTATATGAGCTAGACACTCTTGTCTTCCTTTCAAATTTGGCTTCACTCTCGGAGAATTTTCTTTCTGGAACATGACATATCACATAAAGATGTTGGCCTTCCATTATTTCTATCATTCGTGGATTCATGGTCTTGACTAGAAAATTGTTAAATCCCACTCGAGTCTATCCTATTCCCATATCAACTCATTTACGCAACTTCAAAAGCATCATATCATGTTACATAGTTGCAAACAATTTTGATAATGACCCCACAACCCTCCTACTACATAAGTAACCAAGAAAAATAATAACTACAGCTAAATTAAATACTAGATACTaagattaattaataattaaatatGTACATGGAATTAGTCAACCCGTAAACACACTCCCCCGCATTATTGGCACAACGCAATATCTGAGTTTGTCATCCTAAATATTGAAAAGTTAATGTAAAGTCAAGGTGATTATATTCATCCTCGGCACGTTAAAAAGACTTGACCATGAAAATATATTCCAAAAATCAACTTTGCACTAGTTATTTTTCTTCCTATTCCAAAAGTCATAAGAGAATTAGTTGTTCatatatttatggaaaataatttaTAAACACTCGGTATTATACTAATCCAATTAATTATATATTCATGTGTACTTGCATCTACTTAACACTGAGTCATTGCTAACTAACATATATTTCACAACATTACTTAATAACAGTAAACTAATGTAATTTGGTGCAAACTATTGGCATGGACAAATTCTCTCTCTTACTGGTTTAGTGTATGCGTGAGAGAAAGGAATATATTAGAGTAGTTTAGGATCGATTACagtttaaaataaataaagaacaCTTTGCACATCAAGTGAATGTATTAAATTTTACTTGGGAATCTTGGTTAGGGTAATACGAGGAACAATTGTAGTAGGGCCTTTTTTCACTTTCCCCTACTGCAGTAAAGAATTACAACTATTAAATTCACTAATACCACAGCACTAGATTCCTTTTTATATGAGTCCAgacaaattaattaaattaaattctaCAACATGAACCGAGTTAAATTCAAACGCACCTTTGATCCTTTTGGACTAAACCAACGTATTTATTCTAAGACATGATTATCTTTACTTTCCAAAAGGTTAATTGAGATTTGAACCAAACTACGTCagatattctttttctttttatgtatTACTCAACAGGATCTCTGCTCACCAATCACATGACGTGCTGTTTGATTTCAGAAAACGTTGAAAAATATTCTTTAATTTTTcagcttttcaaaaaaaaaaaaaaaaaaaaggaagaagaagttGAAACACTCCTCTGTAATTGTGTTTGGTTTCaaaagaaattttgaaaaattgaaAGTAACGCATGAGAATTCTTGTCACACTTTTTCTCTAATGAATTTAGGGGAAAAGGAATGCGATACCAAGTGTGTTACCTAGTCGTGAATAAATTAAGCGGGAATAACTCTTAAAATTCAAGGTTCAGATtcagcattaaaaaaaaaaaaaaactattcacTATCCCAAATAATTTTTTCTCGTCTGTCTAAATCTTGATATAGTATGTGACATTTTTGCTGATAGAAGTGTACCGGACAGAGTGAACAAAATGTGAAATTAGTGGGTAAGGTATGATTAAGAAATGCAATTTTAAGTTTGAATTATGGAAGTAGGGCCATAAAAGGGATGGGCAACTGGGCATTCATTTCCCTCCAAGTGTGGGGCAGGACATGGAAGAAAATTCCAGGCTTCATCCAAAATAGGAGTTACATAAATATAGGTATAGCAACGGCATTTCCATAGAGGTGGACCCAATGATGAGGAAAAAATTTCCACCTGTCCATGAAATTCTACTTGCTACGTTTCTCATTATCATTTTGTTATGTGATGTTAATCCTTGTTTAATTTTATGTAATTTCGTCTTCATATCATTTCCAAACGACAATAACATCTAACCAACATATCCACGATTGTCAACAGCAGACTACTTTTTCTATTCGAATATTTTTATTCCTATTTTTTTAGCCCGGCTACAAAAAATTGACATCATTTCTTAAATTTGATATATAATTACTTCATAACTTGATTACATTTGGAATTTATAACTAACTTCATTTTGTGGAAGGAGATTCTAAACCACTATCTGAGTGATTTCTTATCATATTTAGCAAAATCTTTTTAGTTTTCATCCACATTAGAGTTCGACTAAGTAAATTTCAATCTTAACTATGAGGTTAAATTGAGTCTAGCTTTTCAGACGAGGAAACATATTTTAATTGGATATTAAAGATAGTGGGGGAACCAAATATCTTTAGCTTTTGCTGTTAGATATTTGTCTTTCCTTTAAATACTCACTTTACGGTTTCTCATTTTAGGGGATATGTTGAAATGGTTTGCTTTTTGGCATTTTGTAAAATGCAAGTGGCTACGTTTCTCACTATTTATGATAGAATCTGTCTTGAGTTTTTAATTTTGAATTGTGATGTTTGCCTTGTGAGGGCAATGGAAGTCTATTTTCGTTCTTGTCCAACTATTTTTAAGTCTTTCACACTACTCAATAACTGTTTTGTCAATGTTTGGGAAGTAAAGGAAAAGGTAACAAGGAATTGGAGTTATAACTCCGATAACAAAATAAAATCCTAAAGAATTGTATGTTCTTTTTTCCATCATATCCTTTACGTGTATTATTCAGATGTGGAGTTGAAATTCACCAAATACCTTCTCTTCCTGATTTCACTCTCTTATTTCAAACCATCCCACTCGAGAAATATATAATTAAATGTGTAATAAAACTTGTACTCCACAAAGCATCAAAAATATTAACACATTTGAAGTAGCACTAAACCGCAAAAAGAACAGTAGATTATTCTTAATCTTGACGAAGGACGATTTCCCGAATTTGGTGAATGATGATGTTTGAGCACAAAATGGAAATCATTGTGACCAACTGAAGAATTACTAATGTTACCCATGCCATTCATCGGACCTACCAAATCATAGAGATGGGTTGAGTTGATCAGTTGGAATTTAGGTGTCCGTTGAGACAAAACATTTAATTAAAACTGAAAATCATCGACAAAAATGAACCCCTAAGACACTCCTGAGCAAAACTTTTACAAGCTTTTCTAGCCCAAAGGAGTCAAATTAGACCGAGTTCGACATTGGTTTCTTAGCTTTTCTAGCTTAAAAGTCTCTGGTTTGTCGTCTTCCTTTTTCCCCCTCTTCTCTTTATACCAAaatgttttctctctctctctctatccatATTCATAGTAGGTATTATATGCAGACGCAGAAGGCACTGGGACAATACAGCAATCATAAcgcacaaacaaacaaacaagtaAAAAGTGAAAAAGGCTTAGCCTTCACTAAATTGAGTAAAAGCTTATCCGTATCCAAATTTATATCAACTCAATGAATCTCAAACATGTATATTTGGTATCTATGTTTATCACTTAACCATTTTTACTAAGTATAAATTTTATGTACAATGCGGGTATGTGTTTAGTAGTATCATTGTGATACGGATTGCAAACTTTACAAAAACTCATTCTGGAAAAAGGTAGATCCATCTGTACTTTTTCTTGCTCTTTAACTTCTAAGTTAAAAAATGGGAATACAGGAAAATCTGGAAGAAAAAAAACCCACCAAATGCATCGAAATAAAAGGAACATATACTATAAATGCAAGGAATCAGGTCGAAGAAGCATAAAATAAAGAAACTCATTCTCCACTCATCAAAATGTACACAACATGGCACATAATCTTCTCAAGACTGAACAGAATAATTAAGAGGTAGTAATACTGTAAACTCATGCCCTAGTACTTTTATTTTATTACTTCGCTAGTAACTTTTATATGAAAGTTCAAGATATTCATATACCTTAAATTAAACAGCTTCAGGAATTGATCACACTGATGTTTGCGTATTAGGCTTGACAGGAACAACCTTAGCAGCTTCTTGAGTTCTCATGTCGCCGGAGCTAACCACAGCTTGTGGCGGCATTGCGTGGTACTGCGGTTGTTGTGGTGGCGGCGCCATGACACCACCTTGTGGAGGATAGTACATCTGCCTATCGTACGCCATCTGTGTGTATCCACCTGCATCCATGGTAGTTGTGGGTCTAACCATACCATATCCTTCCGTATACCCACCCACCTTCTGTGGTGGTCCCTGAGATTGTTGCAAAGTTGGTGGTGCTGCTGCAACTGTAGGCACTGCTTGTGGTAAACTCGGCATCACATTGTATACTGGCTGATCCCTGTATTGATCTTGTGGGTGTGGCATCCTTTGAACCGCGTAATATCCTTGACCAGGTGGGCCACCCATTGGCCTAACAAATTGAGGGTGCTGGTGCTGTTGGGGGTGCGGGTGCTGGTGCTGCTGCGGGTGCTGGTGCGGGTGTGGATGGTATGCTCCTGCAGGTGTTTGAATCATGTAAACTGGTTGTTCCGTGGCGTGTACTCCTCCTCCAGGGACTTGTTTTTCCTGCCAATAGCCTACAGGAGGTGCTGTTGCTTGAACGGGTTGAGGAGCTATTTTCTCCGGTACCTTCTGAACATAATAGTCACCACCTCCCGTGGTGAAAGCTGCTTGCAGATTATCGTCGCTTTTCCGGCGATACATATTTTGTTGCTCTTCTAGATGTAACCTCTGCAGATCCTGAATGTGTTTCTGGATCGGATCATCCACTACACCATGATGAACGGGAAGAATCTCCGGTTCCTTAACAACTTGCTCAGTATTGGGATCTCTCAATTTCATATGTGGCGGTACCATCCCCAGAAAATCTGCGTTTCCAGTCGGCGATGCAACAGCTCCGGCCACCGGAATCGAGCCTGAATTCAACGCATCCACAAACCTATCCTTCTCCGATTTCGAATCCTCTGAACCAAAACTCCGACTCTGCGACACTCCAGTTCCGACAGTCGCCGGTGGATTCGCCGTAAATAGAAACAACCTTAACCTAGCTGGTCTAGGTGAAGCTCTGTACATCCGATCATACTCATGCATCATATGGTCAAGATCATCTTCATTAGTAACAGAAATCAAGGCATCAAGCTCCTCACCTGGCAGCTGATACTTAAAGGAAACAGTATCAGTATCACAAATAGCAGCAAGCTTAGAAATGAGCTGAGGAAACTTAGTATTCCGATCAACGGAAAGGATTTTGGTTTCACCGCCGATGTAAGCAAGCTGATTATCATGAGGTCTAGGGTGAATTTTACCACCATAACTACACATGAATTTGACCTTGTAATTAGGGATTTGATTCGGGTCTTCCCATGCTGCAGTGTTTTCGAAATCGATTTCACGGGAACGGGGAGAAGAATCGCCTGATTCAGGGTAAGATGTGTAGGAGAAGTTCTCCATCGGCGCAAATTAGCGAGAGAGGTAGATTTTTAGGTTTAGgacttttttttaaaactttttactGTTTTTGGGGTTTGAGTTGTTAGGCCATTTGAGAGACtgaaaaatggaagaagaaagaggGGGATTTTAAGCGGCTATTTGAGAGGTTTTATTATTGTCACCCGTGACTTTACGGAAAATCTGTGCAACTTGTTGCGTTTGTGTAGAAAATTACGCCAAGTAACAGCAACTCATCATTGTCTGTTGGGTCAATAAAACAAAAGGAACACATTGGATCATTATACTCGCTAGTCGCTAAGCACGAACTGTGGATTGCTCTCCCGTTTGTAACAAGTGTCCTTATCCTTTTATTTTGGTTCAATTTCACTttacataataaaaaaaaacagatttcCTTATTATTGCTAAGTGATCAGATCTTAATATTTCAAGTTAATAGTAATataaattttttaattaaaaatagttTAGTTAAAATTCTATTTTTTTAGGAGTTATCAATTTTTTTAAGAAGTATGCTAAAACCTAagcttttttattattattatttaaagtgGGGAAATCCTAGTGCTAAAGAATAAGTAAACATTTATTTTGAATAGGAGGAAGTAATATTATTTGGTGTGTTTAATTAGTTTCCTTTCTCCTGTGGTATTGTAGAAATTATACCAAATAAAAACAAATTAATTTAATTTCAGAGTGCATACCAGTTGTCTTtgactccctctgtctcaatttaacaCATTTGATATTGGGACGTGAATTTCATTTGAAAGAAAGAGTTTGTAATGCTAAAAAATTCTGTTCCTAAAAGTTATTATTTATATTAAAACTATTATTCAAATATATTTAAAGTGCAATTTTATATGTAACGGGCTATTTTTCTCCTAGTATTTTATTTCAATTAATGTAAAATATAAGAAatatgaatgttttttttttcgcGGTTACAAATTTATATAATAATGTTTCTATTTTCATGACATACTAAAAAGGTTAACATTGTTTTATTTCAGTATATATTcacaaatctatatataatataaagttagacatagataaggtgatgtgacacctctccaTGATCAGcatttatatttatctttttcctcaATTTTTTGCCTTTTTTCCATATTATTATGTCATTTTGTTTGGCTTTTCTCATTATTATATTAAATACTAGTGAATTCACCCACGCTTCGCGCGGTCaccttaaataaataaaatattagaaaataaataataCTTTGATTTATAAATGAAAATAAATCCTTACTAATAAAATATTTGTTTATGATTCTACAATGAGTTATTACAGTGTAAATAACTCATTTACAAAGAAATACGGTTTGTCTTCTTATAATAACGCTATTAAAAACCGAAACatgaagaaaaaataaataaagaatgaTTAAAACGCTCCTGAAATAAAAGTGAAAGTTTTCCAactacttcaattttaattttctcaATTGCTGCCTCAGTACATAAGAGCACCACTTGAATTGTGCCGCTTGTCTAGCCTTAGTTCAACAACCACCACAAAAATCTTTCACTTTCTATTCCGTCTTAGAAAAACATCACACTGCCCACTAAAAAGTAAAATTTGCACCACTAATTTAACCAAACTTCTCTATGAAATTCCATCAATATTTTTACTAAAGGAAATCGTAATATAACTATACAAAACTAACGTATTCCTCATTAACTAAAGAGCATGTAAAACATTTCTTGTCCCCACTATTACCACAATAGAAGCGAAATATGATGCATGAATTGTATCAAATATAAACCTGTTGGGTATCCATAATTTATAATCATATGACATGTGAGCATATCCAATCAAAGGTTACATACAAGAAATAAGTTGgatcttccaaaaatcattttttaactTTATTGAAGTATGATAGTCCGCAAAACCCTTTAAGCTATTCGCTAACCTCTCCGCTTCATGCTGCCATGCCTCCATCCACAATTGTTAGACCATAAAAAACCAAAATTAACTTTCACTGAAGCAAACAAAGAGAAAGAAAGAGGGTGAAAAATATGATAAAAACTTATTGCAATTAATGGCAGATGACACAAGTCTGAATAAGGATTTTTTCAATGTTGATTTGTTAGGCATATGAGAATGTTGTTTACAgagtatatatttggtatgtgaTGATGCTTAATGTAAATTAAATGAGTTTAATTTTGGTTGGTAAATGGGTTTAGGGTATGCATGTTACATTTGAGAGAGTGATTAATGAGAATTAAATGGGTTTAATTTTCTGGAAAATGTTAAGGTAAAAAATAAGGCCAAAGgcacaatatttaaaaaaaaaatactaatagAGATCCTGGCAGTTTGCCGAAGTTTGAGTTACATCTTGCATTGACAGTTATATTTACATTTCTTCTAATTGTTAGAGACGTTTCAATTTCTTTTTCCTCCATAAATAAGGAATTTGAGAGGTTGGAAGTTGGAACAATAATAGCTATTTCATTGTGAATTTAACTCAATAGCCAATTTAGATAGGTATGCGTAATGTAGTAAGTTGAAAGTAAACAATAAATTACTCCATGAATAAGAAGAGTGGAGTATTAATTATTGGGTCATTTATAGTTGTTCcaataaaatacataaaaaaatggGATAAAAGATAAAAAATAGCAAAAAgctcaaaaaaaggagaaaaaagataaatgtgttTCTAGGCCATAGAAAGGTGTCACttcaccttatctatgcctagctttatattatatatagatttattaATTCCCCATTATTAGAAAGAATTACTAAACAAATCCTATCAATTAATTTGGAAACGGAAAACGCCTCAATCACTTAATTGAGGAATTTGAATGGGTTATTTTCCATTAGATAGGGAAGGACAACACACCGCTATATATATTCAGATTTGTCCTTCAGCGTGGTTCATCATATGTAAGTTGATTCAATGATTTTCTGTTTTTAACTCCATTTTTCTTAGTGAGGAGTATATGTGTTTTGCTTCTTTTGAATTATTAATTGTATGTAATTTTCTGTTTTTCTCCGTAGGTGCTGGAGTCTTTTTTTCCAGTAGCGGACAATTGCAGCACTTCAAATTATGAGGCTTCCTGTGCAATTGTGCAGTGTAGGAAATTGTTGTCTGCAAGAAAAAACACTAAACAAATGATTGTTTTTCAGTGATCGGATACCTTACTGCAGTCTGTTGATTGATTTTTCTATAGGAACCGCTCCATTAGAAATAATGGTAACCTTCTGTTTAATTTTTTATAGGTTTTGACATCCGTGATAACAGATTATTTTTTGGAACAAAACCAGCCATGAGAATGAGGGATGAAATCCTAGAGAAAAACTGCAACCGAACTGACAAATTTAATTTATGGACTTATAACTTATGTCATGATATAATGGTAAATAATCT
The sequence above is a segment of the Lycium barbarum isolate Lr01 chromosome 6, ASM1917538v2, whole genome shotgun sequence genome. Coding sequences within it:
- the LOC132598875 gene encoding uncharacterized protein LOC132598875 gives rise to the protein MENFSYTSYPESGDSSPRSREIDFENTAAWEDPNQIPNYKVKFMCSYGGKIHPRPHDNQLAYIGGETKILSVDRNTKFPQLISKLAAICDTDTVSFKYQLPGEELDALISVTNEDDLDHMMHEYDRMYRASPRPARLRLFLFTANPPATVGTGVSQSRSFGSEDSKSEKDRFVDALNSGSIPVAGAVASPTGNADFLGMVPPHMKLRDPNTEQVVKEPEILPVHHGVVDDPIQKHIQDLQRLHLEEQQNMYRRKSDDNLQAAFTTGGGDYYVQKVPEKIAPQPVQATAPPVGYWQEKQVPGGGVHATEQPVYMIQTPAGAYHPHPHQHPQQHQHPHPQQHQHPQFVRPMGGPPGQGYYAVQRMPHPQDQYRDQPVYNVMPSLPQAVPTVAAAPPTLQQSQGPPQKVGGYTEGYGMVRPTTTMDAGGYTQMAYDRQMYYPPQGGVMAPPPQQPQYHAMPPQAVVSSGDMRTQEAAKVVPVKPNTQTSV